The Podospora pseudocomata strain CBS 415.72m chromosome 1 map unlocalized CBS415.72m_1, whole genome shotgun sequence genome has a segment encoding these proteins:
- a CDS encoding uncharacterized protein (COG:S; EggNog:ENOG503NYXU), translating to MVGGIKSLIICASAALAACTPTPPTLIVRKEWRTLTTSEKAEYINAVKCILAKPALTPEGSPPTGHGVISRYDNLVYTHIQQTMQVHYVGHFLAWHRLFTATYEKMLRNECGYTGAQPYWDWTLDAADITASPVFDPVTGFGGNGPWVPSDPTSWMPPVPGRTGGGCVVDGPFAGINDLVHLGPESSLVYNPQCLKRDLAPSFASMYLGMNQTQLTLSQPDFGWFNAVVEGSPNFDASGVHGGGHFGVGGTFGQMGDLYTSPADPIFHLHHANLDRLWWSWQSLNLPARLSDISGPSIIMDPTSPNVTLAHPLSVGVSGVDTTVGDVMKIDACGTGGSMCYTYDSLYTLL from the exons ATGGTTGGCGGCATCAAGAGCCTCATCATTTGTGCCTCTGCTGCTTTGGCCGCATGcacacccactcctcccacgcTCATCGTCCGCAAGGAATG GCGTACTCTCACCACTTCCGAGAAGGCAGAGTACATCAATGCCGTCAAATGCATACTCGCCAAACCAGCCCTCACCCCAGAAGGTTCACCCCCAACCGGTCACGGTGTCATCAGCCGCTATGATAACCTAGTCTACACCCACATCCAGCAAACCATGCAGGTCCACTACGTCGGTCACTTCCTCGCCTGGCACAGACTCTTCACAGCCACATACGAGAAGATGCTCCGCAACGAGTGCGGCTACACCGGCGCCCAACCATACTGGGACTGGACCCTCGACGCAGCCGACATCACCGCCTCGCCCGTCTTCGACCCCGTGACAGGGTTCGGGGGCAACGGCCCATGGGTTCCTAGTGACCCCACCTCATGGATGCCACCTGTCCCAGGGCGCACCGGAGGAGGCTGTGTGGTGGATGGTCCCTTTGCGGGGATCAACGACCTGGTCCACTTGGGCCCTGAGAGCTCTCTAGTGTATAACCCGCAGTGCTTGAAGAGAGATCTTGCTCCTTCGTTTGCGTCGATGTACCTGGGGATGAACCAGACACAGCTCACACTGAGCCAGCCCGACTTTGGGTGGTTCAACGCCGTTGTTGAAGGGTCCCCCAACTTTGATGCTTCAGGTGTGCACGGTGGTGGGCATTTCGGCGTTGGTGGAACGTTTG GTCAAATGGGTGACTTGTACACCTCGCCAGCTGATCCAATCTTCCACCTGCATCACGCAAATCTGGACAGACTGTGGTGGTCGTGGCAGAGCTTGAACCTGCCGGCAAGACTGAGTGATATCTCGGGGCCGTCTATCATCATGgaccccacctcccccaacgtTACCTTGGCTCATCCGTTGTCAGTGGGTGTCAGCGGAGTTGATACCACCGTTGGGGACGTCATGAAGATCGATGCTTGTGGGACGGGCGGCAGCATGTGCTACACATACGACTCTCTTTACACCCTGCTATGA